The following proteins are encoded in a genomic region of Anomaloglossus baeobatrachus isolate aAnoBae1 chromosome 6, aAnoBae1.hap1, whole genome shotgun sequence:
- the PTF1A gene encoding pancreas transcription factor 1 subunit alpha: MDTVLEQFTGLESFPSPYFDEDDFFTDQSSRDHLDADDFLEDDVDFLTGQIQEYYKDSRILHGEDYCDAGNFSFSSSSSGGFPYDCGDGGCDLSPGMKGGSSAAKRRRRMRSEMEMQQLRQAANVRERRRMQSINDAFEGLRSHIPTLPYEKRLSKVDTLRLAIGYINFLSELVQSDLPLRNPNTESSLQPKKVIICHRGTRSPSPSDPDYGLPPLAGHSLSWTDEKQLRDQNIVRTAKVWTPEDPRKLSKSSLNDIENEPPLALCLDI; encoded by the exons ATGGACACAGTGCTGGAGCAGTTCACAGGGCTGGAGTCCTTCCCCTCCCCTTACTTTGATGAAGATGACTTCTTCACTGACCAGTCTTCCAGGGACCACTTAGATGCAGATGACTTCTTAGAAGATGATGTGGACTTCTTAACTGGTCAGATCCAGGAGTACTATAAGGACAGCAGGATACTCCATGGAGAAGACTACTGTGATGCTGGCAActtctccttctcctcttcctcctctggagGATTCCCCTACGACTGTGGCGATGGAGGCTGTGACTTGTCTCCAGGAATGAAGGGGGGCAGCTCGGCtgcgaagaggaggagaaggatgaGGTCTGAGATGGAGATGCAGCAACTGAGACAAGCAGCCAATGTCAGGGAGCGCAGGAGGATGCAGTCCATCAACGATGCCTTCGAGGGACTGAGATCGCACATCCCAACCCTGCCCTATGAGAAGAGGCTCTCCAAGGTGGACACTCTGCGCCTGGCCATAGGCTACATCAACTTCCTCAGCGAGCTGGTGCAATCAGATCTCCCACTGAGGAACCCCAACACCGAGAGCTCCTTACAACCCAAGAAAGTCATCATCTGTCACAGAGGCACGA GGTCTCCGTCTCCCAGTGACCCAGATTATGGGCTTCCCCCTCTTGCTGGTCATTCCCTTTCCTGGACTGATGAGAAGCAGCTCAGAGATCAGAACATTGTAAGAACAGCGAAAGTGTGGACCCCTGAGGACCCCAGGAAACTGAGCAAATCATCACTCAATGACATTGAAAACGAGCCCCCCCTGGCCCTGTGCCTGGACATTTAA